A window of the Carassius gibelio isolate Cgi1373 ecotype wild population from Czech Republic chromosome B16, carGib1.2-hapl.c, whole genome shotgun sequence genome harbors these coding sequences:
- the LOC127974693 gene encoding uncharacterized protein LOC127974693, translating into MSIHNEIKAIILRALPSLTEEIREHVITSLERSGVESIEDLVYVQQEDLKDVLTIIQQRKLLEAFKLETTKVTLDLQILPDESTDTSISSLSSPQPCTSLSSSSSRASTPCTKSKASQSPNISSKWYENFEIPWDKMPVEVQSAIANSKRPAPDKRRQMIRILADEIRKCENNPTRNECLIICRNIVKHFPNSFADMTPSGVIIGSGCTSLLCQLKTRIENMNRAGTKNRLRTSKVPGQLHQRPSDSYGCTQFNPELPPEETYETLEQKRQQLETIYRQEGIRSGEKGEVINLMKTTFCLQRRHINQSPSPSIEDMRIQWPYLFTQRGIFIHFELLTDINVLSVLDLSIKECGQGIRKYLQTKSKNKDVQSIVTQDEDGELTLIQLLMAYFDEGIEGLILRADISATAADVESTLTIPASPRLILLFAGDEATIGGWMITIENHVICEGVDQSFITGLAAVFSTYYIFNLQYQEEASRTLEFVQRRFIGLNPERGTKASQVKVISKKTGKLVHKKTATVNVHVANLIKNLLDFEWGFVQ; encoded by the exons ATGTCAATCCATAACGAGATAAAGGCTATCATCCTCAGGGCTTTGCCCAGTCTGACTGAGGAGATTCGAGAACATGTCATCACTTCACTTGAACGCTCAGGTGTGGAATCTATAGAAGACCTTGTATATGTACAACAGGAAGATCTCAAAGATGTCCTGACTATTATACAGCAAAGGAAACTTTTGGAGGCATTCAAACTTG AAACTACAAAAGTCACACTTGATCTCCAAATATTGCCAGATGAGTCAACAGATACAAGTATTTCTTCACTCTCCAGTCCACAGCCTTGCACATCTTTAAGCTCAAGCTCTTCACGAGCATCAACACCTTGTACTAAAAGCAAGGCAAGCCAATCACCCAACATATCCAGTAAGTGGTATGAAAATTTTGAGATTCCTTGGGATAAAATGCCTGTGGAAGTGCAGTCAGCTATTGCCAACAGCAAGCGCCCTGCTCCTGACAAGCGACGCCAGATGATACGTATCCTAGCTGATGAAATCAGGAAATGTGAGAATAACCCCACACGCAATGAATGTCTCATCATCTGCCGCAACATTGTTAAGCATTTCCCCAACAGTTTTGCAGATATGACACCAAGCGGTGTCATCATTGGTAGTGGATGTACTTCACTGCTTTGTCAATTAAAAACAAGAATTGAGAACATGAACCGTGCAGGGACAAAGAACAGACTCCGAACTTCAAAAGTGCCTGGACAACTGCATCAGAGGCCAAGTGATTCTTATGGATGCACACAATTTAACCCTGAACTGCCACCAGAAGAAACATATGAAACACTGGAGCAGAAGAGGCAACAGTTGGAGACCATTTATAGACAAGAAGGTATTCGCAGTGGTGAGAAGGGGGAAGTGATTAACCTTATGAAAACAACATTCTGTCTTCAGCGTAGACACATAAATCAGTCTCCATCACCGTCCATCGAAGATATGAGAATCCAGTGGCCTTACCTTTTTACACAAAGAGGTATCTTCATTCACTTCGAGTTACTAACTGACATTAACGTGTTAAGTGTCTTGGACCTATCCATTAAGGAATGTGGACAGGGAATCAGGAAGTACCTGCAGACCAAATCAAAGAACAAAGATGTGCAGTCTATCGTCACCCAGGATGAAGATGGAGAGTTGACTCTAATACAGCTGCTGATGGCCTACTTCGATGAAGGGATAGAGGGACTAATACTCCGTGCTGAT ATATCTGCCACGGCAGCAGATGTTGAGAGCACCCTGACCATCCCCGCCTCTCCACGACTGATACTGCTGT TTGCCGGTGATGAAGCCACAATTGGAGGATGGATGATCACCATCGAAAATCATGTAATCTGTGAAGGTGTTGACCAAAGCTTCATCACAGGGCTAGCTGCAGTTTTCTCTACTTACTACATCTTTAATCTACAGTACCAAGAAGAAGCTTCAAGGACCCTGGAGTTTGTACAAAg GCGATTCATTGGTTTGAATCCAGAGAGAGGGACAAAGGCCAGCCAGGTGAAGGTGATCTCCAAAAAGACGGGGAAACTTGTCCATAAAAAGACTGCAACTGTGAATGTCCACGTAGCCAACCTGATAAAAAATCTTTTGGACTTTGAGTGGGGTTTTGTGCAGTAA